ATACTTATCATCGATGATGATCCTGATAGTCGCGGTGTAATCGCTGATACGGTAGCTGATATGACACATGTCGTGAGCGAGTGTGAGAGCGCAGAGCAGGCGTTGACTCAAATAGCTGCAGAAGGGCCGCCTGACCTGATAGTGGTTGACTATATGATGCCGGGAATGAATGGTCTTGAGCTATGCGAACGAATCAGGAAGATGGAAGTGGGTCAGCTCGTTCCGATTATTATGGTTACTGCGCGAGATTCGCTCCAGGACCTTGTATCTGGACTAGAGCGCGGGGCTGATGACTACGTCACAAAACCGTTTCGATATGAAGAGCTTCGCGCTCGAGTAAGTGCTCTACTGCGTATTCGAGCGTTAAATGTCGCTTTGAAGCGTGCTCGAGATGAAGTCCTTGACCTACAAGAGCAACTGATTGATGCCGAGCGACAGTCTTTAGCTGGAGAGCTAGCCGGTGCAACAGCTCATGAGCTTGGACAACCATTATCAGCAATTTTACTCAATATTTTTCTTTTAGAATCCGTAGGTACGGAATCCTCGAAGGGAGAGCTTGCACTAAAAGCTTTGAAGCAAGATGCCCAAAGAATGAAGAGTCTGATTGAAAATCTTCGTGGTATTGATGCGTCTAAGGTCCAGGGATACTTCAAAGACAAAAGAATTCTTTCTTTTAGCAGTCGCTCCGATAATCCGCCTGATGAGTGATAGTGATTATGCAGCCATTTCGTCGACAAACTGCTGAGGAAGTTCTTTCTTGCCGGTAAACTCTAGGTAGTACCGCGCTAGTTTTTTTCTCAGCATAATTCGAGAGCGATGGAGCCGCGACTTAATTGCGGGAATTGAGAGTCCGAGGACTTCACTCGTTTCTTGATTCGAGAACCCATTCACGTCTCTCATCACGAAAACGGACCGATACTGTTCGGGAAGGCGATTAACTGCTGATAGCAGAACACCTTTCAGCTCCTCATTTTGGGTGAATTTTTCAATGTGATTCTCTTGAGAGAATTCGCCGTCTAGTACCTTTTGTCTTGTCATGGGTGCGAGGTCTTCCA
The window above is part of the bacterium genome. Proteins encoded here:
- a CDS encoding response regulator; this encodes MKEEAQKILIIDDDPDSRGVIADTVADMTHVVSECESAEQALTQIAAEGPPDLIVVDYMMPGMNGLELCERIRKMEVGQLVPIIMVTARDSLQDLVSGLERGADDYVTKPFRYEELRARVSALLRIRALNVALKRARDEVLDLQEQLIDAERQSLAGELAGATAHELGQPLSAILLNIFLLESVGTESSKGELALKALKQDAQRMKSLIENLRGIDASKVQGYFKDKRILSFSSRSDNPPDE
- a CDS encoding sigma-70 family RNA polymerase sigma factor — protein: MKKGFTMAKKQLSEDLLLIQKIRKGNKIAFEQLVEKYETKVFHLAMRFTKNEEDAEEVLQDVFMTLHRKIELFQGKSAFSSWLYRIVVNAAFMKLRKRRQKPTVLLEDLAPMTRQKVLDGEFSQENHIEKFTQNEELKGVLLSAVNRLPEQYRSVFVMRDVNGFSNQETSEVLGLSIPAIKSRLHRSRIMLRKKLARYYLEFTGKKELPQQFVDEMAA